A part of Nostoc edaphicum CCNP1411 genomic DNA contains:
- a CDS encoding helix-turn-helix domain-containing protein — MEKEGISQLALSQATGLAPGTVGKLYRNQVNRIDERTIKEICKYFRLKSVSDLFEIEWEEAD, encoded by the coding sequence ATGGAAAAAGAAGGGATTAGCCAATTAGCGCTCTCTCAAGCCACAGGACTAGCACCTGGTACGGTTGGAAAACTGTATAGAAATCAAGTCAATAGGATAGACGAGAGAACAATTAAGGAAATTTGTAAATACTTTCGCCTAAAGAGTGTTTCAGATTTATTTGAAATTGAATGGGAGGAAGCAGACTAG
- a CDS encoding AAA-like domain-containing protein gives MPFNIFSKPPKPEPAEMTGLIKISGCDNPKRRGDVIFVHGLGGHARGTWHPQELHNDDNFWLTWLAQERPDLGIWSFGYKAEPFEWRGSTMPLFDRASNLQEYLEVYDFGKYPIIFIAHSMGGLLVKEMLRNAQTFQKKAVIQQTKGIVFLSTPHTGSHLANLVDKIGILARTSVSVDELKVHIPQLRQLNEWYRQNVDFLEIATKVYFETRPTRGFLVVDPDSANPAIKDVQPTATDDDHLSITKPKSTENLVYKGVSQFIKQQLLINLGTVEQATPKVKENNSSVIFENTDGQVPLNSPFYIERPEVEIKCYESILQPGALIRIKAPQKMGKTSLMSRILNHSKQKGYRTVSLNLWSKENLTDLSNFLQAFCATLSYELGLEEQIDKYWKGRLSSQVNCTNYLKDYLLKNLDVPLVLGLDDIDKIFPYPEIAQEFFALLRAWHENGKNEEIWQKLRLVIAHSQEVYVSLNVNQSPFNVGLSVEIGEFNPIQIKELVERHKLNWSETQIGQLRGMIDGHPYLLRTALYQIATGNLTLEQFLKVAPTDEGLFRGFLHPYLSLLEEDKLLKTALQKVINSDIPVKLLDSVQSFKLRSLGLIEFKGNEVQCLCNLYRFYFRERLSE, from the coding sequence ATGCCCTTTAACATTTTTTCTAAACCCCCAAAACCTGAACCCGCAGAGATGACTGGTTTAATCAAAATATCGGGATGTGACAACCCTAAGCGGCGCGGGGATGTGATTTTTGTTCATGGGTTAGGTGGTCACGCACGAGGAACTTGGCATCCACAAGAACTACACAACGATGATAATTTCTGGTTAACGTGGCTTGCACAAGAAAGACCAGATTTAGGTATTTGGTCTTTTGGCTACAAAGCTGAACCCTTTGAGTGGAGAGGTTCAACAATGCCACTCTTTGATAGAGCTAGTAACTTACAAGAATATTTAGAAGTTTATGATTTTGGAAAATACCCAATAATTTTTATCGCTCATAGTATGGGTGGATTATTAGTAAAAGAAATGCTGCGTAATGCTCAGACATTTCAAAAAAAAGCAGTTATTCAACAGACAAAAGGCATTGTATTTCTATCCACTCCTCACACTGGTTCTCATCTTGCTAACTTAGTCGATAAAATTGGTATTTTGGCACGAACCTCTGTCAGTGTTGATGAACTGAAAGTACATATTCCCCAACTGCGTCAACTTAATGAGTGGTATCGGCAAAATGTTGATTTTTTGGAAATTGCTACAAAAGTTTATTTTGAAACAAGACCTACCAGAGGCTTTTTAGTTGTAGACCCAGATAGTGCTAACCCAGCCATCAAAGATGTCCAACCTACCGCTACAGATGACGACCATCTTTCTATCACCAAGCCAAAATCAACAGAGAATTTAGTCTACAAGGGAGTGAGTCAGTTTATTAAGCAACAATTGCTAATTAATCTGGGCACGGTTGAACAAGCAACACCAAAAGTAAAAGAGAATAATTCCTCAGTGATTTTTGAAAATACTGATGGTCAAGTTCCTCTTAACTCCCCCTTTTATATCGAGCGTCCAGAGGTGGAAATTAAATGTTATGAGTCTATCCTCCAACCAGGGGCGTTAATCCGCATAAAAGCGCCGCAAAAGATGGGGAAAACTTCTTTAATGAGCCGTATTCTTAACCATAGTAAACAAAAAGGTTATCGCACAGTTTCTCTTAATTTATGGAGTAAAGAAAATCTTACCGATCTCAGTAATTTTTTACAGGCATTCTGTGCAACTCTGAGTTATGAATTAGGGCTAGAAGAACAAATAGATAAATATTGGAAAGGACGCTTAAGCAGTCAAGTTAACTGCACTAATTATTTAAAAGACTATTTATTAAAAAATCTTGATGTTCCCCTAGTATTAGGCTTAGATGATATTGATAAGATTTTTCCTTATCCCGAAATTGCTCAAGAATTTTTTGCTCTACTCCGAGCTTGGCATGAAAACGGTAAAAATGAAGAAATTTGGCAAAAATTGCGTTTAGTAATTGCACATTCTCAAGAAGTATATGTTTCCTTAAATGTCAATCAATCCCCCTTTAATGTGGGGTTATCTGTCGAAATAGGAGAATTTAATCCCATACAAATAAAAGAATTAGTCGAACGACATAAATTAAATTGGTCAGAGACACAAATCGGACAATTAAGGGGAATGATTGATGGTCATCCTTATTTATTAAGGACTGCTCTTTATCAAATCGCCACAGGTAATTTAACTTTAGAACAATTTCTGAAAGTTGCCCCCACTGACGAAGGATTATTTAGAGGCTTTTTACATCCCTATCTTTCACTGCTGGAAGAAGATAAGTTGTTAAAAACAGCGCTCCAAAAAGTGATCAATAGTGATATTCCTGTAAAGTTGTTAGATTCTGTACAAAGTTTTAAATTACGCAGTCTAGGCTTAATTGAATTTAAAGGAAATGAAGTTCAATGCCTTTGTAATTTATATCGCTTTTATTTCCGAGAACGCCTATCCGAATAA
- a CDS encoding ATP-binding protein gives MKDVKPAELNQRSYSLPPRLGLAVKLSVASAVVCGIAAHIGDGIAKKDICFYPKSARIHDAPIQAGEGNPEKLLLGKKYCRYEQRSQIPEPYLKANQYRTSNPNFNPWAFLQHESLYVLRELPADNPFKIHLGIAAIAFGGIGLWATSKAQDYLADIRPHYRATKQFEGIRASKSVKLGEQLLNLSGNELLKYLRGVKIAEARQQFIASITPQQQTALLMAMSADDYYEFGHLLDGGQSFEKFEPQQQPAAQLPHSTPGTVQEQVQQSTFAPQPVSTGDYLHPSETEALTTLQTIARSDGSTALVAAPGSGKSVTLDYLIQRILDDDNSADIWVISAKNDSFCGLRDKGRVIVFDQEQPEAAKRTIDRFYDSYKQRKQLPEHKRESLPPLILILDDWLVIADQLSKAYSDWNYGGKLLDVLLIGREFNTKFFASLQSFNLGALGIEKMDSQTRLCLNLLLLGNRYIKNAREQESYGVLELILNRGDIIPGKQEREEIKSRYLQIKPISYKNLRPILIASLGGFVVALMPKLSKQSNFIADEKTYLDRVFDLEFDLNDSTKESKHQQQLSEVASKVLEYFQNVKNKVPKTLRDLKKADRLTSYSEQELIAGLKELIQFEKLNTGENNTYLLPDW, from the coding sequence ATGAAAGATGTTAAACCAGCAGAACTAAATCAGCGCTCCTACAGCCTGCCACCGCGTTTAGGTTTGGCTGTCAAACTGTCTGTGGCAAGTGCTGTAGTTTGTGGCATAGCTGCCCATATCGGCGACGGCATAGCTAAAAAAGACATCTGTTTCTACCCAAAATCAGCCAGAATCCACGATGCACCCATCCAAGCTGGTGAGGGCAATCCAGAAAAACTATTGCTGGGTAAAAAGTATTGTCGCTATGAACAGCGATCGCAAATCCCAGAACCATATTTGAAGGCTAATCAGTACCGGACAAGCAACCCAAACTTTAACCCTTGGGCATTCCTCCAGCATGAAAGCTTGTACGTATTGCGCGAACTGCCAGCCGACAACCCATTTAAGATTCATTTGGGTATTGCAGCGATCGCGTTCGGGGGGATAGGGTTATGGGCAACCAGTAAGGCACAGGATTATCTGGCAGATATCAGACCTCATTACCGAGCTACCAAACAGTTTGAAGGTATTAGAGCATCAAAAAGCGTAAAACTTGGTGAGCAACTGTTAAACCTGTCTGGTAACGAACTGCTGAAATACTTGCGTGGTGTCAAAATCGCAGAAGCCAGACAGCAGTTTATAGCTAGCATTACCCCACAACAGCAGACAGCCCTACTCATGGCTATGTCGGCTGATGATTATTACGAATTTGGTCACTTGTTAGATGGGGGGCAGAGCTTTGAGAAATTTGAGCCACAGCAACAGCCAGCCGCACAATTACCACATAGCACACCCGGAACTGTGCAAGAACAAGTACAACAGTCAACATTTGCACCTCAACCAGTGTCAACAGGCGATTATCTTCACCCATCAGAGACTGAAGCACTAACAACATTGCAAACCATAGCCCGTTCTGATGGTTCTACTGCCTTAGTTGCTGCCCCAGGCTCAGGGAAATCCGTTACCCTTGATTACCTGATTCAAAGGATTCTGGATGATGACAACAGTGCTGATATTTGGGTAATTAGTGCGAAAAATGATAGCTTTTGCGGTTTACGGGACAAAGGTAGAGTAATTGTCTTTGATCAGGAGCAACCAGAAGCGGCTAAACGCACAATCGATCGCTTTTACGACTCCTACAAACAACGTAAGCAGTTACCCGAACATAAGCGGGAATCATTACCGCCGCTAATACTGATTTTGGATGATTGGTTAGTTATCGCTGACCAACTCAGTAAAGCTTACTCCGACTGGAACTATGGAGGTAAATTACTAGATGTCTTACTGATTGGCAGAGAGTTTAACACCAAATTTTTTGCTTCCCTTCAGTCTTTTAATCTGGGTGCATTGGGGATTGAAAAGATGGATTCTCAAACTCGTCTCTGCCTAAATTTACTGTTATTAGGTAACAGGTACATCAAAAATGCTAGAGAACAAGAATCGTATGGGGTGCTGGAGTTGATTTTAAATAGGGGTGACATTATCCCTGGTAAGCAAGAAAGGGAAGAGATTAAATCTAGATACCTTCAGATCAAACCCATATCCTATAAAAACTTACGTCCTATATTGATTGCTTCCCTGGGTGGTTTTGTTGTGGCACTGATGCCTAAATTATCGAAACAGTCTAATTTTATTGCTGATGAAAAAACTTATCTCGATAGAGTTTTCGACTTGGAATTTGATTTGAATGATAGCACTAAAGAATCAAAACACCAACAGCAATTAAGTGAAGTAGCCAGCAAAGTTTTAGAATACTTCCAAAATGTGAAAAATAAAGTCCCAAAGACATTACGTGATTTGAAGAAAGCTGACAGACTCACCAGCTACTCAGAACAAGAATTAATTGCTGGTTTAAAGGAATTAATTCAATTCGAGAAGCTCAACACTGGTGAAAACAATACTTATTTATTACCTGATTGGTAA
- a CDS encoding transposase, producing MPRSQRDLKLGYSDRVTTRCNNREFKLTRHECRQVFLYALKKALAKFQFKLYALCIMSKHVHYLLEPAQANDLPKIMHWINWYTAMCFNRMLNRTGHFWEKRYHSTGFDKSDYQRALNTLRYIHANPKAAGMQEGFFYDFSNYGVYDRLGDDGLTTWHPAFLVLGKTLNECAAKYRGFCKKYKSKAKTEKHYSWGNQFLPKVIKGKDKKASPGQMRLPWDTCEANNPEIIDVAEKFIFANCYNPQVAGMIFRNHNQ from the coding sequence ATGCCACGGTCACAGCGCGACTTAAAACTAGGATACAGCGATCGCGTCACTACTCGGTGCAATAACCGCGAGTTTAAATTAACGCGTCACGAATGCCGTCAGGTGTTTCTCTATGCTCTCAAAAAGGCATTGGCTAAGTTCCAATTTAAGCTTTATGCCCTATGTATTATGTCTAAGCATGTCCACTATCTACTTGAGCCAGCACAAGCGAACGATTTACCCAAAATCATGCACTGGATAAATTGGTACACGGCAATGTGTTTTAACCGAATGTTGAACCGTACAGGACATTTTTGGGAAAAACGTTATCACAGTACAGGATTTGACAAAAGTGACTATCAACGAGCATTGAATACGCTGCGGTATATTCATGCGAATCCGAAAGCAGCAGGAATGCAAGAAGGCTTTTTCTATGATTTTAGTAATTATGGAGTCTATGACCGACTTGGGGATGATGGTTTAACAACTTGGCATCCGGCTTTTTTAGTGTTGGGTAAAACTTTGAATGAATGTGCTGCTAAATATCGAGGTTTTTGTAAGAAGTACAAATCAAAAGCGAAAACAGAAAAACACTATTCTTGGGGTAATCAATTTTTGCCGAAAGTAATTAAGGGCAAAGATAAAAAAGCATCACCTGGACAGATGCGATTACCTTGGGATACTTGTGAGGCAAATAATCCAGAAATTATTGATGTGGCTGAGAAATTTATTTTTGCTAATTGTTACAATCCGCAAGTTGCTGGGATGATTTTTAGAAATCACAATCAATGA
- a CDS encoding ParM/StbA family protein codes for MINIYCADIGNYSSITALKGEKPRVIRSVFQDVTYTSARDLDTDNSPSVKLDDKVLVLGDRATKQKNSQTAAERGKDLPEFFKPFTLAGLRQDFDGVVRFLVPEHSQWHEDTIRRTLVAEHQINVNGTNYRHRIKNVEFFLETDVAVINAYRNGKLDMDGDTLAIDIGGGTTNYVVITPSSEVLTRRSIPKVGGVSLANDIINSDLMQSYAKRDNVAFKVAKMMDAIADGSFTYGRKYDFSSVFPGLLENWFNNLMDSISTAANDYLADVTNVMLIGGCANLVRQKLSAKQGFYIPANPQLSNIQALLAM; via the coding sequence GTGATCAATATTTACTGTGCAGATATCGGAAACTACAGCAGTATCACCGCCCTCAAAGGTGAAAAACCTCGCGTCATCCGTTCAGTCTTCCAAGATGTGACTTATACCAGTGCTAGAGATTTGGACACTGATAATTCACCCTCTGTCAAACTTGATGATAAGGTTTTAGTCCTCGGAGACCGCGCTACTAAGCAGAAAAATTCACAAACCGCAGCAGAAAGGGGTAAAGACCTGCCAGAATTCTTTAAACCGTTCACCTTGGCTGGATTGCGGCAGGATTTTGATGGTGTTGTCCGCTTTCTCGTCCCAGAACATTCTCAATGGCACGAAGACACAATCAGACGGACTCTAGTTGCAGAGCATCAAATTAACGTCAACGGCACAAACTACAGACACCGAATCAAAAACGTTGAATTTTTCCTTGAGACAGATGTTGCTGTAATTAATGCTTACAGAAACGGCAAGCTTGACATGGACGGCGACACACTCGCTATTGATATCGGTGGCGGTACAACTAATTATGTTGTCATTACCCCATCCTCGGAAGTTCTCACCCGTCGTTCAATTCCCAAAGTGGGCGGTGTCTCTCTGGCTAACGACATCATCAATAGTGATTTGATGCAGAGTTACGCCAAGCGCGATAACGTTGCTTTTAAAGTGGCGAAGATGATGGACGCGATCGCAGACGGTTCTTTCACTTACGGACGTAAATATGACTTTAGCTCAGTCTTTCCAGGGTTGTTAGAAAACTGGTTTAACAATCTGATGGACAGCATCTCTACAGCTGCTAATGACTATCTTGCAGACGTTACTAACGTGATGCTGATTGGTGGATGTGCAAATTTAGTCCGTCAAAAGCTGAGTGCAAAACAAGGGTTCTACATTCCTGCCAATCCACAACTATCAAACATTCAAGCATTGTTGGCTATGTAA
- a CDS encoding TrbI/VirB10 family protein produces MSNQSQVVNTNSEATTGDTSHRSQEFARMNGVEISNVSETSSPVDEQKTEPEEIVTTRPVANHPLLKGLTVSGGVLLIVVMFGTMISSITGALNSPGDKPAQQNAKSIQTDIKSDDENEEGELKTAIALTSQKGELQAVTKKNAETAPPTPTITPTATVTPTPTVKTQPTPTRPLTIHQAPPPPTVTRPSRSDRVAAQPVVRQPVSALIPKPVKSQVVSNPLPVRTTPKDPMQEWLAAANVGNYSSTDTGNADLNQEEAELGNVQVNGGIGIKPDSLPRSDRNSSPQPPPTNYDGKRVLVGTRAAGVIETPVAWVGSGVSNQQQQNSLIRLTQPLKAFDGSEVLPKDAYVVAMINPTNSEIVQMTAVSVLVNINGKTEEKPLPQNSILVLGKNGNLLKAESRQGGSNLGNSLMASMLSGLSKVAEIQNRANSETTISSLGTTTTTTSNSDKNLLAGFTEGSINQILSRMKNSNEQQLQQVQQQQQVFVIETGKPVQIFVNQSISI; encoded by the coding sequence ATGTCAAATCAAAGTCAAGTTGTAAATACGAATTCTGAAGCTACTACTGGTGATACTTCCCATAGAAGCCAAGAATTTGCTCGGATGAATGGGGTAGAAATTTCCAATGTTTCAGAAACATCATCACCTGTGGATGAACAAAAAACTGAACCAGAAGAAATTGTCACTACTCGCCCTGTAGCTAATCACCCATTACTAAAAGGGTTAACAGTCTCTGGTGGGGTGCTGTTAATAGTTGTCATGTTTGGGACGATGATTAGCTCAATTACAGGGGCTTTGAATTCTCCCGGTGATAAGCCAGCCCAGCAAAATGCAAAAAGTATTCAGACAGATATTAAATCAGATGATGAAAATGAGGAAGGAGAGCTTAAAACAGCGATCGCTCTCACCTCTCAAAAAGGGGAGTTACAAGCTGTTACTAAAAAAAACGCTGAAACTGCACCACCAACGCCAACAATTACCCCTACAGCTACAGTCACTCCTACACCTACCGTCAAAACTCAGCCTACACCAACGCGACCATTAACTATTCATCAAGCACCACCGCCACCTACTGTTACTAGACCTAGTAGAAGCGATCGCGTGGCTGCTCAACCAGTAGTCAGACAACCTGTGTCTGCTCTTATACCTAAACCCGTAAAATCTCAAGTTGTCTCCAATCCGTTACCCGTTCGTACCACTCCTAAAGACCCGATGCAGGAGTGGTTAGCAGCTGCTAATGTCGGTAATTACTCCTCTACTGACACTGGCAATGCAGATTTAAACCAGGAAGAGGCAGAATTGGGTAATGTTCAAGTGAATGGGGGTATAGGGATAAAACCAGATAGCTTACCTCGGAGTGATCGCAATTCTTCACCACAGCCACCACCGACTAACTACGATGGCAAGCGGGTTTTAGTCGGAACTCGTGCGGCAGGTGTGATAGAGACTCCTGTAGCCTGGGTGGGTAGTGGTGTAAGTAATCAGCAGCAGCAAAATAGCCTGATTCGTTTAACTCAACCCCTGAAAGCATTTGATGGGTCTGAAGTTTTACCCAAAGATGCTTATGTTGTGGCTATGATCAATCCCACTAACTCAGAAATAGTGCAAATGACGGCTGTTTCTGTATTAGTGAACATCAACGGTAAAACCGAGGAAAAGCCACTGCCACAGAATTCGATTTTGGTATTGGGTAAAAACGGCAATTTACTTAAAGCTGAATCTCGTCAAGGTGGCAGTAATTTAGGCAATTCGCTCATGGCATCTATGCTGTCTGGTTTATCTAAGGTGGCTGAGATTCAAAATAGAGCTAATTCAGAGACAACAATTAGCTCTTTAGGTACAACAACCACTACAACAAGTAACAGTGATAAGAATTTACTGGCTGGTTTTACTGAAGGCAGTATTAATCAAATTCTCAGTAGGATGAAAAATTCCAATGAGCAGCAATTACAACAAGTACAACAGCAACAACAAGTTTTTGTAATTGAAACAGGTAAACCAGTGCAAATCTTTGTCAATCAATCAATTTCGATATGA
- a CDS encoding helicase HerA domain-containing protein: MKQEIIKVNQSLGESPKFGPFTGRQFVIFAGVFCLVFGLLCLILGLDIFWGLGLAFWASLSVAFLSGDKPYLYWSKIYPILPRWTRGYANYTSPQQKKKVGARKVKLTRSSKPKTLNPFEDWLDLTTIVRLKKDSYVVGAYLLSKKNLTESSNTLQLIFGFACTGIHPLFHSEQEIEAVAQAFENGCKEIPQGEKITCRWSSFCDDSDSTDYLMQRLNNPTSLESEFLDWGRLARTQKLTKEKARKDIKLNIYWSFTVTSESLDTSDPVDKFLAKLTNFLQRRFTDSGVSQITKKRFTQILTKALEASLRYQQILSEMGLNPQPKTDKDLWRELCKNIGAKEVIIPHTLVFDEQGLKEEIDEKAAFDKPLEIISQPHLTSIILNNGVPFADKRWICLPNGDEKKYVGVMVLTRKPEIFASTKHQIRFLWDLFSRNNIFDVEIITEFSPADRGITRAAQQMITKRSRALDLNVQQKKSIDVSAQINVERSVEAQRQLYTGDVPLNLSLVVLVYRDTAEQVDDACRLIAGYINQPTELTREYEYAWLIWLQTLLIRQEPILMRPYNRRQTFFASEVLGLTNIVQNSPADHQGFELIADESDSPVKIDLSKTKNILVLGTTGSGKSVLVASIIAECQAQDMSILMIDLPNDDGTGTFGDYTPYHNGFYFDISKESNNLVQPLDLSKIPEEQREERAKAHRNDVNLIVLQLVLGSQSFDGFLSQTIESLIPLGTKAFYDDPDIQRRFALAKKGGLGSAAWENTPTLADMEHFFSTDHINLGYEDENVDRALNYIRLRFQYWRNSTIGNAICRPSTFDTDAKLITFALTNLQSSKDAEVFGMSAYIAASRQSLSAPNSVFFMDESSVLLRFAALSRLVGRKCATARKSGCRVILAGQDILSIANSEAGEQILQNMPCRLIGRIVPGAAKSFSEHLGIPKQIIDKNESFRPNIKQLYTLWLLDYNNKYIRCRYYPSYPMLALVANSREEQAARDRFKAMYSDKFQWVSEFAKYYVGCIKQGKPL; encoded by the coding sequence ATGAAACAAGAGATAATCAAAGTCAATCAGAGCTTAGGTGAAAGCCCCAAGTTTGGCCCGTTTACAGGTAGACAGTTCGTAATTTTCGCCGGAGTATTTTGCTTAGTTTTTGGACTGCTCTGCTTAATTCTCGGATTAGATATATTTTGGGGTTTAGGGTTGGCATTTTGGGCTAGTTTATCAGTAGCTTTCCTATCAGGAGATAAGCCTTATCTGTATTGGTCAAAGATTTATCCTATCCTCCCCAGATGGACAAGAGGATATGCTAATTACACCTCACCACAGCAAAAGAAAAAAGTCGGTGCTAGAAAAGTAAAGCTAACTCGTTCATCTAAACCTAAAACCCTCAATCCCTTTGAAGATTGGTTAGATTTGACTACTATAGTCAGACTCAAAAAAGATTCTTATGTCGTTGGAGCTTATCTACTAAGTAAAAAGAATCTGACGGAAAGTAGTAACACCCTGCAATTAATATTTGGTTTTGCTTGTACTGGAATTCATCCTTTATTCCATTCAGAACAAGAAATAGAAGCGGTGGCTCAAGCCTTTGAAAACGGCTGTAAAGAAATTCCCCAAGGCGAAAAAATCACTTGTCGCTGGAGTTCATTCTGCGATGATAGTGATAGTACAGATTATTTAATGCAACGTTTGAATAACCCAACTTCTCTAGAAAGTGAGTTTTTAGACTGGGGGAGGTTAGCAAGAACTCAAAAACTGACAAAGGAGAAAGCCCGTAAAGATATCAAATTAAATATTTATTGGTCATTTACAGTCACCTCAGAATCGCTAGACACTTCAGACCCAGTAGATAAGTTTTTAGCAAAACTGACTAACTTCCTGCAAAGAAGATTCACAGATTCAGGAGTTAGTCAAATTACCAAAAAGCGATTTACACAGATTTTAACAAAAGCCCTAGAAGCCTCATTAAGATACCAGCAGATTCTCTCAGAGATGGGGTTGAATCCTCAGCCCAAAACCGACAAAGACCTATGGAGAGAACTTTGTAAAAACATCGGAGCAAAGGAAGTAATCATCCCGCATACATTGGTATTTGATGAGCAAGGGTTGAAAGAAGAAATTGACGAGAAAGCCGCCTTCGATAAACCACTAGAAATCATCAGTCAACCGCATCTCACCTCAATCATTCTCAATAATGGTGTACCTTTCGCCGATAAACGATGGATTTGCTTACCAAACGGTGATGAGAAGAAGTATGTCGGAGTAATGGTACTAACCCGGAAACCAGAAATCTTTGCTTCCACTAAACATCAAATTCGTTTCCTGTGGGATTTATTCTCACGCAACAACATTTTTGATGTAGAAATCATCACAGAATTCTCCCCGGCTGACCGAGGGATAACCCGTGCAGCCCAGCAGATGATTACCAAACGTTCTAGGGCATTAGATTTGAATGTTCAGCAGAAAAAATCAATAGATGTCTCTGCCCAAATCAATGTGGAACGCTCAGTGGAAGCACAAAGGCAACTATATACAGGAGATGTACCACTAAATTTAAGCTTGGTAGTGCTGGTTTACCGAGATACAGCAGAGCAAGTAGACGATGCCTGTAGGTTGATAGCTGGCTATATTAACCAACCCACAGAACTAACCCGTGAATATGAATATGCTTGGTTAATCTGGCTGCAAACATTGCTCATCAGGCAAGAACCGATTTTGATGCGTCCATATAATCGGCGGCAGACTTTCTTTGCAAGTGAAGTTTTGGGATTAACTAATATAGTGCAGAATAGTCCCGCAGATCATCAAGGGTTTGAGTTAATCGCAGATGAGAGTGATTCACCCGTCAAAATTGACCTATCAAAAACCAAAAATATTTTAGTTCTCGGTACAACCGGCTCAGGTAAATCAGTTTTGGTAGCTTCCATTATCGCCGAGTGTCAAGCTCAGGATATGAGCATTTTAATGATAGACCTGCCCAATGATGACGGCACAGGGACTTTTGGGGACTACACACCCTATCACAACGGTTTTTACTTTGATATTTCCAAAGAGTCTAACAATTTGGTGCAGCCCTTAGACTTATCAAAAATTCCAGAAGAACAACGGGAGGAACGAGCTAAAGCCCACAGAAACGATGTCAACTTGATTGTTCTTCAGTTAGTCTTGGGTTCGCAATCATTTGATGGTTTCTTGTCCCAGACAATCGAATCCCTTATCCCACTAGGGACAAAAGCCTTTTACGATGACCCCGACATTCAACGACGCTTTGCTCTTGCCAAGAAAGGAGGATTAGGTTCTGCGGCTTGGGAGAATACCCCAACCCTTGCAGACATGGAGCATTTTTTCTCAACAGACCACATAAACTTGGGTTATGAAGATGAAAACGTAGATAGGGCGTTGAACTATATCCGCCTACGCTTTCAATATTGGAGAAATAGTACCATTGGTAATGCTATCTGCCGTCCCTCCACCTTTGATACTGATGCCAAGCTAATTACCTTTGCCCTGACCAACCTGCAATCAAGTAAAGACGCTGAAGTTTTCGGGATGTCTGCTTATATTGCCGCTTCCAGGCAATCCCTATCAGCACCCAATAGCGTTTTCTTCATGGATGAATCCAGTGTATTGTTGCGGTTTGCTGCTTTATCGCGGTTAGTGGGTCGTAAATGCGCGACTGCTCGAAAATCCGGCTGTCGGGTCATACTTGCAGGTCAAGATATTTTGTCGATCGCTAACTCAGAAGCTGGTGAACAAATTTTACAGAATATGCCCTGTCGGTTAATAGGGCGGATAGTACCAGGGGCTGCAAAAAGTTTTTCAGAGCATTTAGGCATTCCAAAGCAAATTATTGATAAAAATGAAAGTTTTCGTCCCAATATTAAACAGCTATATACGCTTTGGCTATTGGATTATAACAACAAATATATACGCTGTCGTTACTATCCTTCCTACCCAATGTTGGCATTAGTTGCTAATAGCAGAGAAGAGCAAGCGGCACGCGACAGGTTTAAAGCAATGTACTCAGATAAGTTTCAGTGGGTGTCTGAATTTGCCAAATACTATGTTGGTTGCATTAAGCAGGGTAAGCCTTTATGA